One window from the genome of Oryza glaberrima chromosome 3, OglaRS2, whole genome shotgun sequence encodes:
- the LOC127768984 gene encoding metacaspase-1-like, with the protein MGCSCLVGKGGNTRPAATMSARPSSSRCAHCGAGLAVPRPGPGGAAAVTTVRCALCHRMTRVDRRGGRDLGGGGGGGALEAASSSWAPAEASFLRRDAPSGYPFVPGRKRALLVGVSYKGTSYELEGTVNDVDCMRRLLGESFGFPADSILVLTEELGDGDPSRSPTRANLLAAMRWLVEGCDAGDSLVFHFSGHGVQKLDVNGDEVDGYNEALCPVDFERSGKILDDEINETIVRPLVAGAKLHAIVDTCHSGTILDLPFLCRLSRTGYWQWENHCRRPELAKGTSGGLAISISGCSDDQKSADSSGFSSEQAAAAAAIGAMTYSFIRAVESEPGTTYGRLLAAMRATIREGQQGSGVRRLLPGRLGSFVRKMIPSGGVQEPQLCASEVFDIYRKPFLL; encoded by the exons ATGGGCTGCAGCTGCCTCGTCGGCAAGGGCGGCAACACGAGGCCGGCCGCCACGATGAGcgcgcggccgtcgtcgtcgcggtgcGCGCACTGCGGCGCGGGCCTCGCCGTGCCGCGGCCGGGGCCGGGGGGTgctgccgccgtcaccaccgtccGGTGCGCGCTCTGCCACCGCATGACGCGCGTcgaccggcgcggcggccgcgacctgggcggcggcggcggtggcggcgcgctcgaggccgcgtcgtcgtcgtgggcgccggcggaggcgtcgTTCCTCAGGCGAGACGCGCCGTCCGGCTACCCGTTCGTCCCCGGGAGGAAGCGCgcgctcctcgtcggcgtcagCTACAAGGGCACCAGCTACGAGCTCGAGGGGACCGTCAACGACGTCGACTGCATGAGGCGCCTCCTCGGCGAGAGCTTCGGTTTCCCCGCCGATTCCATCCTCGTGCTCACCG AGGAGCTGGGCGACGGCGACCCGTCGAGGTCGCCGACGAGGGCGAACCTGCTGGCGGCGATGCGGTGGCTGGTGGAAGGGTGCGACGCCGGCGACTCGCTGGTGTTCCACTTCTCCGGCCACGGCGTGCAGAAGCTGGACGtgaacggcgacgaggtggacGGCTACAACGAGGCGCTCTGCCCCGTGGACTTCGAGCGGAGCGGCAAGATCCTCGACGACGAGATCAACGAGACCATCGTCCGgcccctcgtcgccggcgcgaaGCTCCACGCCATCGTGGACACGTGCCACAGTGGCACCATCCTGGACCTCCCCTTCCTCTGCCGCCTCTCCCGGACGGGCTACTGGCAGTGGGAGAACCACTGCCGCCGCCCGGAGCTCGCCAAGGGCACCAGCGGCGGCCTCGCCATCTCCATCAGCGGCTGCAGCGACGATCAGAAATCCGCAGACAGCAGC GGATTCTCGtcggagcaggcggcggcggcggcggccatcggggCGATGACGTACAGCTTCATCAGGGCGGTGGAGTCGGAGCCCGGGACGACGTACGGGCGGCTGCTGGCGGCGATGCGGGCGACGATCCGGGAGGGGCAGCAGGGGAGCGGCGTCCGGCggctcctccccggccgcctcGGCTCCTTCGTCCGCAAGATGATCCCGTCCGGCGGCGTGCAG GAGCCGCAGCTTTGCGCGTCGGAGGTGTTCGACATCTACAGGAAGCCGTTTCTCCTGTGA
- the LOC127768985 gene encoding metacaspase-2-like isoform X1 encodes MAVVSGRKRALLVGVSYKGDTSRELTGAAEDVKDMNSLLKKFLFPEGSIHMLTEELGAKDPLKAPTRENIMKEMRWLVEGCRAGDSLVFHFSGHGRQRKDDNGDEVDGRDEELCPVDYKESGNILDDDINDAIVKPLTQGVKLHAIIDTCHSGTMLDLPYLCRFNRMGLCSRYKWVGQTRWRLSPKKERAMVPVGGHAISISGCKDYQNSLEPDNTQAGGGVMTRSFLEAVGSRRTMTYGELLDSMRAKVHHRLQQSSSGKCLVTGCLGSLAAKCLPCCFLSVQEPQLCSSEEFNVYEEQFIL; translated from the exons ATGGCGGTCGTCAGCGGCAGGAAGCGCGCGCTCCTCGTCGGCGTGAGCTACAAGGGCGACACCAGCAGAGAGCTGACGGGCGCGGCCGAAGACGTCAAGGACATGAACAGCCTCCTCAAAAAATTCCTCTTCCCCGAGGGATCCATCCACATGCTCACCG AGGAGTTGGGCGCCAAGGACCCGTTGAAGGCGCCGACGAGGGAGAACATTATGAAGGAGATGCGGTGGCTGGTGGAGGGGTGCCGCGCCGGCGACTCGCTGGTGTTCCACTTCTCCGGCCACGGCCGGCAGAGGAAGGACGacaacggcgacgaggtggacGGCCGAGACGAGGAGCTCTGCCCAGTGGACTACAAGGAGAGCGGCAACATCTTGGACGACGACATCAACGATGCCATCGTCAAGCCGCTCACCCAAGGCGTGAAGCTGCACGCCATCATCGACACCTGCCACAGCGGCACCATGCTCGACCTCCCCTACCTCTGCCGCTTTaacag AATGGGTCTATGTTCAAGATACAAGTGGGTTGGCCAAACGCGTTGGCGACTATCCCCAAAGAAAGAGCGGGCGATGGTCCCCGTAGGCGGCCACGCCATCTCCATCAGCGGCTGCAAGGACTACCAGAATTCTCTAGAGCCAGACAACACC caggccggcggcggcgtcatgaCAAGGAGCTTCCTGGAGGCAGTGGGATCGCGGAGGACGATGACGTATGGCGAGCTGCTGGACTCGATGCGGGCGAAGGTACACCATAGGTTGCAGCAAAGCAGCTCCGGCAAGTGCCTCGTAACGGGCTGCCTCGGCTCGCTCGCCGCCAAGTGTCTCCCCTGCTGCTTCCTCAGCGTGCAG GAGCCGCAGCTCTGTTCGTCGGAGGAGTTCAACGTCTACGAGGAGCAGTTTATCCTGTGA
- the LOC127768985 gene encoding metacaspase-2-like isoform X2, producing MAVVSGRKRALLVGVSYKGDTSRELTGAAEDVKDMNSLLKKFLFPEGSIHMLTEELGAKDPLKAPTRENIMKEMRWLVEGCRAGDSLVFHFSGHGRQRKDDNGDEVDGRDEELCPVDYKESGNILDDDINDAIVKPLTQGVKLHAIIDTCHSGTMLDLPYLCRFNRMGLCSRYKWVGQTRWRLSPKKERAMVPVGGHAISISGCKDYQNSLEPDNTAGGGVMTRSFLEAVGSRRTMTYGELLDSMRAKVHHRLQQSSSGKCLVTGCLGSLAAKCLPCCFLSVQEPQLCSSEEFNVYEEQFIL from the exons ATGGCGGTCGTCAGCGGCAGGAAGCGCGCGCTCCTCGTCGGCGTGAGCTACAAGGGCGACACCAGCAGAGAGCTGACGGGCGCGGCCGAAGACGTCAAGGACATGAACAGCCTCCTCAAAAAATTCCTCTTCCCCGAGGGATCCATCCACATGCTCACCG AGGAGTTGGGCGCCAAGGACCCGTTGAAGGCGCCGACGAGGGAGAACATTATGAAGGAGATGCGGTGGCTGGTGGAGGGGTGCCGCGCCGGCGACTCGCTGGTGTTCCACTTCTCCGGCCACGGCCGGCAGAGGAAGGACGacaacggcgacgaggtggacGGCCGAGACGAGGAGCTCTGCCCAGTGGACTACAAGGAGAGCGGCAACATCTTGGACGACGACATCAACGATGCCATCGTCAAGCCGCTCACCCAAGGCGTGAAGCTGCACGCCATCATCGACACCTGCCACAGCGGCACCATGCTCGACCTCCCCTACCTCTGCCGCTTTaacag AATGGGTCTATGTTCAAGATACAAGTGGGTTGGCCAAACGCGTTGGCGACTATCCCCAAAGAAAGAGCGGGCGATGGTCCCCGTAGGCGGCCACGCCATCTCCATCAGCGGCTGCAAGGACTACCAGAATTCTCTAGAGCCAGACAACACC gccggcggcggcgtcatgaCAAGGAGCTTCCTGGAGGCAGTGGGATCGCGGAGGACGATGACGTATGGCGAGCTGCTGGACTCGATGCGGGCGAAGGTACACCATAGGTTGCAGCAAAGCAGCTCCGGCAAGTGCCTCGTAACGGGCTGCCTCGGCTCGCTCGCCGCCAAGTGTCTCCCCTGCTGCTTCCTCAGCGTGCAG GAGCCGCAGCTCTGTTCGTCGGAGGAGTTCAACGTCTACGAGGAGCAGTTTATCCTGTGA
- the LOC127765747 gene encoding metacaspase-1-like has protein sequence MASARPPRGTAWCGGCGAYLAVPPGARSVRCALCRAVTRVERRGHHGGHGGALGFIKGLISAFAPPPPLTPSAGAAAAASYYPRVRGKKRALLVGISYAATGYELKGTVNDVNCMSFLLRERFAFPADCILVLTQEDGDPYRVPTRANLLAAMRWLVEGCSAGDSLVLHFSGHGVQKLDVDGDEADGYDEALCPVDFERAGVILDDDINETIVRPLVAGVKLHAIVDTCHSGTILDLPFLCRLSRTGYWQWENHCRRPELAKGTSGGLAISISGCGDSQTSSDTTAFSGGAATGAMTYSFIKAVETEPGTTYGRLLSAMRSTIRGGGGEVGIPGPLGAFFRRVITFSCAQEPQLCASEPFDIYRKPFLL, from the exons ATGGCGAGCGCGAGGCCGCCGCGGGGGACGGCAtggtgcggcggctgcggcgcgtaCCTGGCCGTGCCGCCGGGGGCGCGCTCGGTGCGGTGCGCGCTCTGCCGCGCCGTGACGCGCGTCGAGCGCCGCGGCCAccacggcggccacggcggggcCCTGGGCTTCATCAAGGGCCTCATCAGCGCgttcgccccgccgccgccgctgacgccgtcggcgggtgcggcggcggcggcgagctactACCCGCGCGTCCGCGGCAAGAAGCGCGCGCTCCTCGTCGGCATCAGCTACGCCGCCACCGGGTACGAGCTCAAGGGCACCGTCAACGACGTCAACTGCATGTCCTTCCTCCTCCGCGAGCGCTTCGCCTTCCCCGCCGACTGCATCCTCGTCCTCACGC aggaggacggcgacccGTACAGGGTGCCGACGAGGGCGAACCTGCTGGCGGCGATGCGGTGGCTGGTGGAAGGGTGCAGCGCCGGCGACTCGCTGGTGCTCCACTTCTCCGGCCACGGCGTGCAGAAGctggacgtcgacggcgacgaggcggacGGCTACGACGAGGCGCTGTGCCCCGTGGACTTCGAGCGGGCGGGGGTCATCCTCGACGACGATATCAACGAGACCATCGTCCGGCCACTCGTCGCCGGCGTGAAGCTCCATGCCATCGTGGACACGTGCCACAGCGGCACCATCCTGGACCTCCCCTTCCTCTGCCGCCTCTCCCGGACCGGCTACTGGCAGTGGGAGAACCACTGCCGCCGGCCGGAGCTGGCCAAGGGCACCAGCGGCGGCCTCGCCATCTCCATCAGCGGCTGCGGCGACAGCCAGACCTCCTCCGACACCACG GCGTtctccggcggcgcggcgacgggggcCATGACGTACAGCTTCATCAAGGCGGTGGAGACGGAGCCAGGGACGACGTACGGGCGGCTGCTAAGCGCGATGCGGTCGAccatccgcggcggcggcggcgaggtcggcatCCCGGGGCCACTGGGCGCCTTCTTCCGGAGGGTCATCACCTTCAGCTGCGCGCAGGAGCCCCAGCTGTGCGCCTCGGAGCCGTTTGACATCTACAGGAAGCCCTTCCTCTTGTGA